In Burkholderia gladioli, a genomic segment contains:
- a CDS encoding aldo/keto reductase has translation MQVSHRRFGRTGWDVSEVGFGAWAIGGAWGDVSDADARQALHAALDAGVDFIDTADVYGDGRSERIIREVLKERGGQRPIVATKAGRRLNPHVLEGYTKANLEAFIDRSRENLGVDTLDLLQLHCPPTDAYFRPELFEALDELVAAGKLRHYGVSVERVEEALKAIEYPNLVSVQLIYNLFRQRPAQLLFREAIARDVAMIVRVPLASGMLTGKFTAQSSFAADDHRNFNRHGEAFDVGETFSGVPYEVALEAVEALRPHVPQGATMAQFALRWILMERAVSVVIPGAKNAAQAKGNAEASALAPLPEDTMEQARRIYDQLIAPHVHHRW, from the coding sequence ATGCAGGTTTCTCATCGCCGTTTCGGCCGCACCGGCTGGGACGTTTCGGAAGTGGGTTTCGGTGCCTGGGCGATCGGCGGCGCATGGGGCGACGTCTCCGACGCGGATGCGCGCCAGGCGCTGCACGCGGCGCTCGACGCCGGGGTCGATTTCATCGATACGGCCGACGTCTATGGCGACGGCCGCTCGGAGCGGATCATTCGCGAGGTATTGAAGGAGCGCGGAGGCCAGCGTCCGATCGTGGCGACCAAGGCGGGGCGCCGGCTCAATCCGCATGTGCTGGAGGGCTATACGAAGGCCAACCTCGAAGCCTTCATCGATCGCAGCCGCGAGAATCTCGGCGTCGATACGCTCGATCTGCTGCAACTGCATTGCCCGCCGACGGACGCCTATTTCCGCCCTGAACTGTTCGAGGCGCTCGACGAGCTCGTCGCGGCCGGCAAGCTGCGCCATTACGGCGTGTCGGTCGAACGCGTCGAGGAGGCCTTGAAGGCGATCGAGTATCCGAACCTGGTGTCGGTCCAGCTCATCTACAACCTGTTCCGGCAGCGGCCGGCGCAGTTGCTGTTCCGCGAGGCGATCGCGCGCGATGTCGCGATGATCGTGCGCGTGCCGCTGGCCAGCGGCATGCTGACCGGCAAATTCACGGCGCAGTCGAGCTTCGCGGCCGACGATCACCGCAATTTCAACCGTCACGGCGAAGCCTTCGACGTGGGCGAAACCTTCTCCGGCGTGCCTTACGAGGTTGCCCTGGAAGCCGTCGAGGCGCTGCGCCCCCATGTGCCGCAAGGCGCGACGATGGCGCAGTTCGCCCTGCGCTGGATCCTGATGGAGCGGGCCGTGTCGGTCGTCATCCCCGGCGCGAAGAACGCCGCGCAGGCGAAGGGCAATGCCGAGGCGAGCGCGCTGGCCCCGCTGCCGGAGGACACCATGGAACAGGCGCGGCGGATCTACGATCAGCTGATCGCGCCGCACGTCCATCATCGCTGGTGA